In Drosophila busckii strain San Diego stock center, stock number 13000-0081.31 chromosome 3R, ASM1175060v1, whole genome shotgun sequence, the sequence GAGGCGGCAAACGCTGCGATGTCCGGCCTGGAAACCGATACGGAATCCGATCCGCCCGCAgaggaagaagcagcagagccCGAGCCAGTGGAGCAGCCCATCTGCGAGACAAACTATGTGCCGCTTACCGAGGAGGAGTTCGGTGCGGTAAGTTGCAGCCACAACATGCAAATGGCAacttgcattaatttgtttttttctgaGAACAGCAAGGTGAACAGGTGGAGGAGCTGGCTGAGGAAAACAAAAGCCTTATGTGGTGCATTGTCAAACAAGTGCGTCCTGGCATGGATCTAAGCAAGGTAGTATTGCCTACATTCATACTGGAACCGCGCTCGTTTCTGGACAAGCTCTCTGACTCGTACTATCATGCGGACATGCTCTCCAGGTAAGCCCGAATGGAGTGCCAACTCTTTCTTTACACTAAATGCTGTTCGGTTTCATTCCAGAGCTGTGCTGGAGGAGGATGCCTTCGTGCGCATGAAGTACATTGTGCAATGGTACCTGTCCGGCTTCTATAAGAAGCCCAAGGGCTTGAAGAAGCCCTATAATCCGATTCTGGGTGAAATGTTTCGCTGCTATTGGCAGCATCCGAACGGCAGTCGCACTTATTACATAGCCGAGCAGGTCTCGCATCATCCGCCAGTGTCGGCTTTCTATGTGACTAATCGCGAGGATGGCTTCAGCATTACCTGCTCCATCTTGGCTAAATCGAAGTTCTACGGCAATAGCACATCGGCTGTGCTGGAGGGCATAGCTACGATGACACTACTGCCGCGGGGCGAAAGTTATACGCTGACCACGCCCTATGCCCACTGCAAGGGCATACTGATGGGCACGCTATCCATGGAGCTGGGTGGCAAGATCAACATTGAGTGCGAGAACACCGGTTACAAGACGGAGCTCGAATTTAAGCTGAAGCCATTCCTCGGTGGTGCCGATGCCACCAATGTGGTCACAGGCAAAATCAAGCTGGGCAAGGATACGCTGGCCACTATACAAGGCCACTGGGATAAGGAGTGTCGCATCAAGGATATGCGCACAGGCGATGAGACGCTGCTTTTTAAAGCGGATGCGGATATGCGCGCCAAGCGTCTGAAGCGCTACATGGTGCCCATGGAGCAGCAAGAGCCAACAGAGTCGCAACGCATGTGGCACTTGGTATCCGAGGCAATTGCACGCGAGGATCAGGTGGCTGCCACCGAAGAGAAAACAGTGCTGGAGGAGGCACAGCGAGCAGCGGCCAAGCAGCGCGCTGAAACCGAAACGAAACACATGCCCGAACTCTTTGAGCTAAACAGCCAAGAGCAATGGGTCTACAAGTATGCAGATCTGCGTCCCTGGAATCCACGTCAAGACATACGCCAATACGAATGCAACTTCAAGGTGTTGACCGAATCACGCAGCAAAGCAAGCGGCGCACCGCTCAGCAATGCGCTGCCCAAGGCAAGCAAAGCTAAGAACAAGAGCCTGGTGCTGGCGCCGCGCGACACCAACTCGGATTCCAGCCAATCGCCACAAGGCGCAGTCAAACGCGGCATCAGCAGCAATTCACTGAAACAGTAAGTCACATGGTTATGCAACTGAGTATATTTGATTGATCGATTGCCATTTTGAACTTACAGCCTCGCCATGGCCGTGGAGCAGGTGAACCTGGCACTGGAGCATCAGGCGCGACAGCTGACAGACATACGCAGTCGTCTGGAGCGCATGCAATATGCGCCGCCTATCAGATCTACAAGCATGCTCATGGTCGATGGAGCATTATCACAGACAACGGTCATCAAGTCGGTGCTGTTTGCGATCATTGGGCTTGCTTGCAGTTTAATCTTGCGCTGGcttttcaaatagtttttcatttatttgtataacatAAAATAGACTTAAGCAGACTTTTGagctatataaacatatagtttatatacatCATACGATATATACCTCTAGTTTAAATAATGTATATTCTGATACACTCAAAATGCCTTTGCACGCTGTTCTTAAAACTGCGCGCGCTACAAGTCGAAAAGTCAATCACGAATTACTATATAAGTCAGTCCAAATCGTTAactactatactatatatatgtgttagTTGCCAGCGCTCCCCAAATGTGTAGCTGATGCACCTACGATATAAAGTTCTAGGTCTAGGCATTTTTAACagcttatatttatactatataacTTGCACcaatataaaaaagatttCGTAAAAATTCCAAGCTAATCCTAAGTAAATTCCTGTTATAAAACGTGTACCCACTACTTGTGTCGGCTACCCccatataataattattatatatctatatgctAGCAGCGTAAGTGTAATTTTGATTGAGGCTTTGTGCAAggacacactcatacacataaatttagttttttatgctaaagtgattatcataaaaaaagagaaacaaatataacatttttgtctgtcaactttaaataattttgaattgcaataaaacaattataattcatttcaaatcaaaaaccaaaaaaacgttgttttgtatgccaatttcaatttatataattttgttgtttttatttttactttttttgcatttatttgcttttattattgttgctgctgctcttcgctTACATTTACAAATAgtttatcaatatatatatattcaatgtatatatactatatatttactaCAACATTTACGTTTATactcattatttattaattatttcatttgtcaatcttttacaaattttattacttaACAGTTTTTCCCACTGCGTTAGCTATTCTGTTAAATGTTTACTTTTGTTCTATAAGCAATCCGTTCCGGGGATTATAACACGACCTAACGGCACTTTTGGCACTGACTGTGCcaataattaattcaagctCATTAACGCTTTCGAATCGTGTGTGGATGTGAAAGATGCTGCTAAATATGCGCTAAGAGTAcacttaattaaatagtttttcatttttctgaTTACGTCttacattaaaattgttgtttttgtttatagggAGGAGTGGGGGGAAGGTAGGTAGTTATAGTATAGGTAtagatgttgttgttgatttagGATACGCAGCTTAACATTTAACACGACGAGTAGCTTGAGAATCATAGTAactcaaaaactaaaactggtTTCTAGGTTTTCTTGGGGGGATTTCGACAACAGTTAAGAAGCTAATGTATGTAGGATTAAGCATAGAGTTAAGAGTTTTAGTTTAGTATAGGTTTAAACACCCTGTATTATGTGTGTATAcacagtttttgttgctgtcattactatatgcatatgtatgtatgtatattcatGCGATTACAGTTCTGACTTATATTACAATTGGACATGCATGTGGATCATCAGCTCTCTACTATAGTTTACATACAATTGCGCTCTGCACAGCAGGTAAATAACACGTTTTGTTGAGTATATATTcaaatgtgtatatatattatgcatgtTTCGAAACTGTGTATAAAGTTAGGCTCTAACTGCATATACtacagtatatatatgtataacttgttatgtatgtgtgtgtgtgtgtgtgtgtgtgtatgtgtgtgcttatgcATATTGCACTAATCCtcaatggctgctgcttggactAAGTGTGTggctggtggtggtgctggtggttgACTTCGAGCCTAGCAGGTGTGCACCCGCAGATGATTCTGTAATGTGCTCTTTTGCCGAAACTGCTTGGGGCAGTAGGAACAGTTGTAGGGCTTCTCTCCGGTATGGATCTTCATATGATTGTTGAGCGTCGCCACTTGCCGGAAACAAACGTCACAGATCTTGCACTTGTAAGGCTTCTCTCCCGTATGCGTCTTGATGTGATTAACCAACGTGCTCTGCTGCGAAAAGAAGCGTCTACATACACTGCAGCCAAACGGTCGATCCGGATTGTCCCCCTTCAGCATATTGATGTTGCCCACGTTCAAGCGTGGCGCCTGCGGCGATGTCTGATAGTTCTCCAGTTTAGTGTTGGCTGCAACGGTCACATTGCCGGCAACCACAGAGCTGACCGTTGTGCTCCCATCGAGAAAGTGCAGCAACGGATGATggtccagctgcagcaggttgtgtgttgtgttgtgcaGGTTGTTGGGCAGCAGCCCGCTCGTCAGCTGCTGTGTACCGGGTGCTAAGGGCGCTGGCATGGTTGAGTGATCCCCtgatgtttgtttgtttgttattgttgattgttgttgtcggtAGTCGGTAGTGGATTGTTGAGATGgtttgttgattgttgataGGTTTGCATGcgtacaaaatttaaataaaagcttcGTTAGGGAAGTGCGTTAATGATCAATGCACACAGTGATAACAGAAAGCGGCTCAGTTGTAGGGCGAACACACAAGCGGCTCACCTGTGGCTTGGACAGTgcctggctgctggctgcttgctAGATGCGTATGCGTCTTCATGTGGTTGGTCAGCGTGCTCTGCTGGCGGAACTGCATGTGACAGTAGGAACACGTATACGGCTTATCCCCAGTGTGAATCTTTTTGTGATTAGCCAGCGTGGCCAGCTGGCTAAAGGACTTGTCACAAGTTTCACACTTGTACGGCTTGGGATCGATGTGTGTCCGCTCGTGATTGTGCAGCGTGCTCAGCTGTGGGAAGCGTCGCTTGCAGACACTGCACTGATACGGTTTCACCAGCTCCTCGGCCTGCGGCGAACTGTAGCTGCCCGAGTATAGAGTCTTTGAGATTTGTAcacgctgctgttgatgctgctgataGGCATTGTGCATCTGATTCTGACCCTTGATTTTGAGCTTGCCAGATCCGGACGGTGGCGGCTGATAGTTCAGCAGAGACGTAGGCGTGCTCGACTCGGCAGCTGTGTTggcaattgtgtgtgtttgttggtATGAGGAACAAAAGCAAGATGTAGTTAGCAAcagattttatttaactaatgtttaaactttaatgtaCAATTGTGAATGCATGACAAATGAGAACTGTGCGTTTCCGTTAACCTGTTTCTTCGCACTTACCCTTATGCGTCTTGACATGATTGATGAGCGTGCTCTGTTGGCGAAAGTCCTTGGCGCAAATATTGCAGGTGAAAGGCTTCTCGCCGGTGTGAATCTTGACGTGGTTCGTTAACGTCGATATCTGGCGGAATGCCTTGTCGCAGTGCTTGCACTTGTAGGGACGCTCGTCTGTATGGATTTTCATGTGATTGCGTAACGTGGTCAATTGGcggaatttgtttttgcagacGTGGCATTGTTTCTTCTTACGCGGATCATCGACCACTGTTTCATCCTCGCTAATGACACTCTGCACCTCCTGCTTCATGGGCGATATGGGCGTATGATTGCCGCCGCTATTCGTTGTGGTGGAGATGTCCAGCAAGTGCACCAGCGGATGTTGTGGATGCAGCATGGCTTGATGGGTGGGATGTTGTATGGCCTGTACGGCAGTTAGTTGATGCAGCGCAAAGGgactttgctgcagctgcgctatTGTTGtgggctgctgcagctgttggccATTGCCACCGCCAGCATTGCCTCCGCCACCGCCCCCGCCGCCTAGACCGTGCGTGGCAAGCTGTGCGGGCGCATAGTGTTGATAGTTGGCCatagcagctgtggcagccgTTGCATGATTCAAATGCATCTTACGGCCTTTTCTTTTTGTCGTTTTCTTTCTGCTTGCGTTCTGAGGTATTCGAGATAAATGTTAATGCATGCGCGCTTCCAGCGATGTTCAATTTATTGTCTTCCCATTCAGCAAGTAAATGCAAGCGTTATACAAGTCGCAGCCATTTGCACCCCGTCGCTCGGTTTGTTATTTTAGCTGTCTGGTAATTTTTGGCTGCGCTGCCTTTGCCAGTGGGCAACACGTTGCGGTCCACGTAAGCGCTTGATGCGCTTAAAATGTTGTACACTTTACGCGGCACAGCATTCCACACACTTTGCAGCGTTTTTTTAGTGTATTGTGGCGCTTTTTTAGTTAATTGTGCAAATTTTCTCAGGCCACGCTCTTTTTTATccttatcaaaacaaaaatgactGGCGTGGTTTTCCAGGGCTGTCGCACATGCAGGGCTGCTTTGGCGTAGGTATTTAGTATTCGATGGTAACTTATCGAATAAGTTATCATTCTGCCAGGGCTGACGCGCAGTACAGTGTTGCAGTGGCGAGAAATCAACAATAAGCGATTCATTTCGATAATTATTAGCTTAGCGCGGTATAttcaaaaaagcaaaacagttATTAAGCAGTATCATGATTGCAGCTTGCCAACTTGTCATAAAACTagcatgcaattttaaatggaTACATGTTATTAGATTTGTTCAACAATGAAGCCATATTGCTTGTCAATTATTCAACAATAAGCGGCTAAGCAGTTATCACCATGCTAAATCTGGCGCCTAAACAACGTTCCAGCTGACGAACGTTTGTCTAGTATTTGAGCCAAGAGCAGTTAACTTCAAGCATTCAGTGCGATGCCAGCAATCACGCGAATCGGTTCAACTCAAACGaaattctaataaattaaatgccaaacagTTTTAAATGACAAAACGATtgacaatttgaaaatttgcacaaaaacCTTGTAGAGCGCGCAAATTAAAGGTGCAAAAATAAggaaaaataatgcaatttatgcgcaCGAAGCgaattaaacttttttgttaaataaatttcatgctTCAGTTACACagttaaaaaactaaaacagttAACGCGTTCATcaatgtgcatttatttaaatttgtgcttagACAAGGTCAGGCGCATTGTTAAAGCAACTAAACGAATGCCAAACACACTGAATTGGACTTGGGTTTGGATTTGGGCAGGGCTGTGCCTTGTGcccagccacgcccatttcATACACATAGATCAAGAGGAGTTTCATACAAGCGGCTTTCCACGCCCACATCTGCCACCGCCTTTGGAGCTGGAGCATATGCCACATATGATGGCCAGTAAACCACTGACGCCCGCCGAAGTTATGGTTGATCTGACCAATGATCTAACGCATCGCTTGCTACACTATCATTCCATACTTAATCGCAATAACTTTGCCTTCTCGCCCACGGCTTTGGTCAGCGTGCTGGTGGCGCTCTATGAAGGATCTGCCGGACGCAGCGCCCAGGAGCTGCGCAATGTTTTGCAATTGCCCAACAATCGGGATATCATACGCGTTGGCTATCGTGATATACACCGACGGCTGCGGGTGAGAACAGCGTTACAATAATACGTAGAGTTATCCAACTAAAATTTACATGCATCGTTAAATATTCTGTCAAACATTTAGATTATTGATTGCTGATAAAAATAACACCTAACATACGCACAGTACGAACTCGATTGTTGGCACAGTGTATTTGTTACAAAGCCTAAAGAACTTAATTGTATGCATTAGCTAGACTTCACTGTAACCAAAGCCCTCAGGGCTAGTTTTGTCTAAGCCCGCTCTTTATCAATTGttctattgttgtttttaaaaaagttgattgaccttatttttttttgattgttcAATGAGTtgttcaaaataattgtatcttatttgtaattgattgatttctaaaaatttgtagctcaatgaataattttaattgtacttTTTGGCAATTGACCTACAGTAAATATTGGTACCAAATACctaaatttaagctacaataTATCTCTATTACAGACATATTTCTTTGGTTCAGATAATCCATTGAAAGGACTGAGTTTAAGCAGAAATAATGTCACAGTGCTCAAGGATTTTGAAACTGTGCTAATGTTTTATGGCTATGATCTAAGCGTGGATATGGTATCAGCTAAGATGGCAAATCTAACTGAATCTATGGACAACACTaatgcaacagcaagcaaTACAACAAGCGCTGAAATGATGGAGACTACAACATTGAAGGATGTGGAAGCTACAACGCTGCCGCCAAGCACTGAAGCGCCTACAACAttgccaccaacaacaacaacagatgcAGAGGAGAGCACCACAGAGGCAGAAGAAGCGACAACTACAGAGGCGCCAGtagaggcagcagcagaggagCCCGCAGCTGAGGATGAAGCTGCTGAGCTGGTTTCCGCTTTTGTAGCTGAAGAGGATGCCGAGCCCTTTTTGCGCATACAAAAGGCAAGGGTATCGCGTTTGCCCACCAGCAAGCTGCAGGCGCCGCTTAAGCATTCCAATCCCATAACACCCAAACCCAGTTATTTGCCCAGCGCACGCAGCGTTCAAATGCTGCCCATGATGGCGCGCCAAGTGAGTGCGCCACATACTAGAAAGATGAGCACAAGCTTTAGCATACGCCAAGTGACGACGTCGacgacaacaactacagcagcgccagcagcagcaacaacacgcaAACAAACTGCTGCACGCCATAAGCGACATGTGCTGGGCTACAAGGAGCTGGATGCTAATCTCTTTGTAAGTTTATTTCCACACACTGCCCACGCAGGATTACATTCTCTGCCCATACCGCCCACCGCTGGCTTTGCGCACATTACCAACGACTTTGAGCCGCATTATATAAGCGACGCCACTGAGAGCAAAACCAACTATAATACGGATGTCATTAGTCACGTCTTCTATCTGGGCAATCAGCAGGTGGTGCACACCACTTTTAAGGTCTACAATGCAGTGCTGTACTACAAATACTTTGAGCACTTGAAGCTAAGCGTGCTTGAGCTAGAACTAGATACACCCGAGTATAATTTGATGATACTGCTGCCAGATTATCATATGGACATAGTGGCTGCGGCGGCTTCGTTGAAACTGGGACCCACCTTGCGATTGATGCGCAAGCAGCTAAAGCCACGCTGGGTGCAGGCCATCATACCAGACTTTAAGCTACATGGCACCATGTTTCTGACCAATGATCTGCAAAATGTAAGTAAGATTGTCTGTATATCTGTCTGTTGAGCTTATGCAATGCTAAATTGTTGCCACTTCTTGttgtttctttgttgttgcagatGGGCATGTAAGCAGcgcttttgttgcacttttactttttgttgtacaCTTTATGTTATTGCAGCTGTGATATATTTGAGCCAAATCGCGCCGACTTTCGTCCCATGACTGATGAGAAAGGCGTCTATGTGCGACACATTGAGCAATCCATAGACGTAAACATTCGTACGCATCCCATCAATCAACTTAAGCGTAAGTagttgcagcacacacacacccgccAAATGCATTCAGGCGCAACGCAATGCAATGCGATTGCTATCAAGGTGTTGGCCCCACCTGTAGCTGAAgattgcagcaactgctgcagcaacaacaacgagaccATAACAATAACTATTTCCTTTTTGTGCAGGCAACTACGGCGCTCAAACTCAGCCCATACAAATCTCTGTTAATCAtccatttttgtttttcatcaTCGATCGCGACTTGGATGTGGCGGTTATGTCGGGCCGCATACTCAATCCGCTCAATGTGCGCATACAGTAAGACAGACGGCTGGCTgggggcatgcaacatgcgtTGTGTGGCAATCAATGGTGCAAAACGAAGGTCAAATTGCCAACTGAAAGTGAAGTTGGCGCTGTTTCCTGCAAAGTTTGCTTAGTTaactaaaatgtaaataatgcaaattgcttttgtttatataaaatgatgCTCACTTTTTTCTAAACGtatagtttgctttaaatataatgagATTTCTTAAAACTAATGTGCACATAATGGTGTTTTCCGTAAGTTTAGTAGAGCGACTTGCGTTGTCTGTGTTGCCTTGCAGCTTTGGTAAATTTACTAAACTTTAACCTATCTCCTAACATACATACTTACTATAGTTTAATAATTGTCAGTTTCAATACTGAAACGTTGCGTACACGgtgcacacacaaaacaaacttgTATTGCTAAATACCTCGGAGATGGATGTATCGCAATCGCagtcccagcagcagcgtgaTAGGTAGGTAGCTCCAGCTCCTAGCTCTTGTCCCAGCATCACTTGCACCACATGCTTGTAACGTTTCAcctttgaatttgttgcaatcTGTTGATTTACTTCGTCGGCAATTTCGCGCGTCCACGTCTTGGCTATGTTTTTGTCGTATGTCTTGTCTGCAAATTCGGTTGCTTAGCAAcgtttgttttatatgcatttttcatTGCTTACCTTTAAGTTTTTCCGTCATTATGTTGTTCATAATGCTTTTAACAATTGGCAATGGAAAACTTTCACCAAATGCCGGTCGCATCATGCTAAACGCCGGCTGATTAGAAGCATCCATTTCAATGTCCATTTCATCACCGCCGCCCTGCACCGGCGGCTTAATAGTTTGTGTTTTGACCATATCAGACTGCTTTGCTATATCATTAGTTTTAACTGAGCTTGGATTTGCTTTTGTCTCTGCCATatcttattaattaaaattatttaaagttaaattctgctgcgcttgtttgtttgctttctaaTAGTGATGGACAATGTGTTGCTAGCACCAGGGCTGGCAAATCGTGTTTACCAGCACTCACGCTGTCACgacattcaaaatgaaaacacaacTGTGTATTATGGCGgttgcaattcaaataaataaatctttgtCATTCAAttcataaaagttttttttattcaatttgaaaagaaatcaaaaaaattacataataaATTCGATAAATATGTGATTATAGGACATAAATAAAGTtacacaataatttaaatcttttttattagtatgcaatgcatttgctttgcttggttttctttttttttagtatatcGTTATATATTCGCTTGTGtttaatatatagtaaatatatttttatagaaaatatttgtgtgtatatatctTTGTGTTCTTTTTGATTTTAGTAGGGCAGCAAATTACATGCATGGGCTTACTATTCAAAAGTACAACACACCAAAGCTCTCTtcgccaaaaaataaaacaaaactaattaaaaaaatattaaatacacacattAAAACATTCTCAACTTAGACATTCACATTACACATTTaacttaatacaaataaacataatacaaCGTACAAAGATCAGACATTTCATCAAATTGTTTAAGGCTGCAATAAACTAAGTgactacaaaaatttattgttttttatatgcattgctCATAACTATAACTGAACATTAAGTTTAATAAGCAAAccatttgtttttcatttatacaataatgttgcgcattttaaattattctcTACtgatgttttgtttgcttctcCTCTTACAActcatgcatatgtaaatatatatttttagtagtATGGTTATTGTTGTGAGTTCAGCtatttaaagttgttgcttCTTCTGTTTTTGGTACATTCTGCTTAAGTATAAAGGCGTAAAATTCCTTGTAAGACTTCGTAGGCCATCAAACCCCAAGGCAAACTTGTTATTCAAATCTGCAATTGGtataacaacaattagctaacaacaatataagcttaagctataattataaacttgCATTCGACTCGTCGTGTGCATGCGGTTGGCCGGCCAGTGTAATGCCTGCctcggttgttgttgttgccacgtcCGCTCCAGTTAAATCCAGGTTTGAGGCAGTTGGTCGTAATGCCGCTCGTTTGGCCACAATTTCCAGCATCTCATTCAGTATTGCACCCTCAGCTGCTACATCGGCGGAGCTCTTGTCTAATTCtaaaaaagaaacagcaataagtttattttgttagctgTTTTATATGTAGCTAGACTTACTGCTGCATGATAAACGCAAATTGAGCTCCTCCTTAAGTTGGGCATGCCGATATTCCAGCTGTAGTTCATGTTGTCTAATGGTCAGTTCCTCATCACGTTTTCTGCAAagccaaattgtttattaagcaatagtagtaagtatatttttatagacttACTTGAGTGCTGTGATATTGCGCCAAATTTCCAATAGTTCTTTAAGTTGCTTCTCGTCATTGTCCTTGGTCGTGTCCATGCTATTGGTAGAATcgcattatattattatatcttAGAATTTTTAAGTACAAACATACTTTTCACAATTGTGAGCTTCGCCTCGCAGCGCCTTCTCGATAAGCACGCCGCGTGCTTCCAGTTCCTTTAGCTGCACCTCGATCTCCTCCTGTTCACGCTGTATTTCTTGAGCGATACGCAATCGCTTGAGCTCAGCCTGTCGTGAAGCCTTCGATATGGCACGTTGCTTCTTATGCTCGCGTGTCTCGTTAATGTTGCTCTCATctggcaaatatatatattaagtttatatattatttcatttataacaGATAACTAGACATATAAGTGTTATTTAATAA encodes:
- the LOC108604618 gene encoding zinc finger protein 721 isoform X1; protein product: MHLNHATAATAAMANYQHYAPAQLATHGLGGGGGGGGNAGGGNGQQLQQPTTIAQLQQSPFALHQLTAVQAIQHPTHQAMLHPQHPLVHLLDISTTTNSGGNHTPISPMKQEVQSVISEDETVVDDPRKKKQCHVCKNKFRQLTTLRNHMKIHTDERPYKCKHCDKAFRQISTLTNHVKIHTGEKPFTCNICAKDFRQQSTLINHVKTHKAAESSTPTSLLNYQPPPSGSGKLKIKGQNQMHNAYQQHQQQRVQISKTLYSGSYSSPQAEELVKPYQCSVCKRRFPQLSTLHNHERTHIDPKPYKCETCDKSFSQLATLANHKKIHTGDKPYTCSYCHMQFRQQSTLTNHMKTHTHLASSQQPGTVQATGDHSTMPAPLAPGTQQLTSGLLPNNLHNTTHNLLQLDHHPLLHFLDGSTTVSSVVAGNVTVAANTKLENYQTSPQAPRLNVGNINMLKGDNPDRPFGCSVCRRFFSQQSTLVNHIKTHTGEKPYKCKICDVCFRQVATLNNHMKIHTGEKPYNCSYCPKQFRQKSTLQNHLRVHTC
- the LOC108601421 gene encoding uncharacterized protein LOC108601421 gives rise to the protein MPNTLNWTWVWIWAGLCLVPSHAHFIHIDQEEFHTSGFPRPHLPPPLELEHMPHMMASKPLTPAEVMVDLTNDLTHRLLHYHSILNRNNFAFSPTALVSVLVALYEGSAGRSAQELRNVLQLPNNRDIIRVGYRDIHRRLRTYFFGSDNPLKGLSLSRNNVTVLKDFETVLMFYGYDLSVDMVSAKMANLTESMDNTNATASNTTSAEMMETTTLKDVEATTLPPSTEAPTTLPPTTTTDAEESTTEAEEATTTEAPVEAAAEEPAAEDEAAELVSAFVAEEDAEPFLRIQKARVSRLPTSKLQAPLKHSNPITPKPSYLPSARSVQMLPMMARQVSAPHTRKMSTSFSIRQVTTSTTTTTAAPAAATTRKQTAARHKRHVLGYKELDANLFVSLFPHTAHAGLHSLPIPPTAGFAHITNDFEPHYISDATESKTNYNTDVISHVFYLGNQQVVHTTFKVYNAVLYYKYFEHLKLSVLELELDTPEYNLMILLPDYHMDIVAAAASLKLGPTLRLMRKQLKPRWVQAIIPDFKLHGTMFLTNDLQNMGICDIFEPNRADFRPMTDEKGVYVRHIEQSIDVNIRTHPINQLKRNYGAQTQPIQISVNHPFLFFIIDRDLDVAVMSGRILNPLNVRIQ
- the LOC108604618 gene encoding zinc finger protein 501 isoform X3 → MHLNHATAATAAMANYQHYAPAQLATHGLGGGGGGGGNAGGGNGQQLQQPTTIAQLQQSPFALHQLTAVQAIQHPTHQAMLHPQHPLVHLLDISTTTNSGGNHTPISPMKQEVQSVISEDETVVDDPRKKKQCHVCKNKFRQLTTLRNHMKIHTDERPYKCKHCDKAFRQISTLTNHVKIHTGEKPFTCNICAKDFRQQSTLINHVKTHKAAESSTPTSLLNYQPPPSGSGKLKIKGQNQMHNAYQQHQQQRVQISKTLYSGSYSSPQAEELVKPYQCSVCKRRFPQLSTLHNHERTHIDPKPYKCETCDKSFSQLATLANHKKIHTGDKPYTCSYCHMQFRQQSTLTNHMKTHTHLASSQQPGTVQATAFI
- the LOC108602366 gene encoding tctex1 domain-containing protein 2; protein product: MAETKANPSSVKTNDIAKQSDMVKTQTIKPPVQGGGDEMDIEMDASNQPAFSMMRPAFGESFPLPIVKSIMNNIMTEKLKDKTYDKNIAKTWTREIADEVNQQIATNSKVKRYKHVVQVMLGQELGAGATYLSRCCWDCDCDTSISEVFSNTSLFCVCTVYATFQY
- the LOC108604618 gene encoding gastrula zinc finger protein XlCGF26.1 isoform X2 — translated: MHLNHATAATAAMANYQHYAPAQLATHGLGGGGGGGGNAGGGNGQQLQQPTTIAQLQQSPFALHQLTAVQAIQHPTHQAMLHPQHPLVHLLDISTTTNSGGNHTPISPMKQEVQSVISEDETVVDDPRKKKQCHVCKNKFRQLTTLRNHMKIHTDERPYKCKHCDKAFRQISTLTNHVKIHTGEKPFTCNICAKDFRQQSTLINHVKTHKGDHSTMPAPLAPGTQQLTSGLLPNNLHNTTHNLLQLDHHPLLHFLDGSTTVSSVVAGNVTVAANTKLENYQTSPQAPRLNVGNINMLKGDNPDRPFGCSVCRRFFSQQSTLVNHIKTHTGEKPYKCKICDVCFRQVATLNNHMKIHTGEKPYNCSYCPKQFRQKSTLQNHLRVHTC